In Chromobacterium rhizoryzae, one genomic interval encodes:
- a CDS encoding T6SS phospholipase effector Tle1-like catalytic domain-containing protein: MPQVDQRPAPEAVHLRAEPFPDNGLLPLNYRQRLNNEQLKERDLSDEKYRRRKAAAEGGPVYASPTCTKSLTISLFFDGTNNHEESDSQAKPRSTSNIARLYHATLGSKQGGSGQADNKLAEQGWYAYYIPGVGTRFPEIGELKPMSSGLIFANGGEDRINWGLTRLIHALRQNYGMPPLPDEDAKELVIQRMRNPVSQPDGYVQRADALRPQLEALAEARYAKPRPTVLGIRLYVYGFSRGAAEARVFARWLEALTRPEDAPPDAVEVQHRLIGIPISIRFMGLFDTVATVGLANSLPMADGHMAWAGDSQLRLSDNPLFLEQCQHFVAAHEQRASFPLDSIRRRDDPKQANGPSRYRAGCVETLYPGMHSDVGGGYPPGEQGKGVDPKNPDRQWLLLSQIPLHDMYRAAFEAGAPLQVPEIALAENERLDKRWLVMERDTQLEFMVAPEVITRFNAWLEQAQAGRLEDVLRSQIAWITGWRIHRWIAGSRCIYEYEHDQARQDYFKRCDGKDQPKPLRQALEREHGRQLQEDLARRDNKPPPTLSPEQQKQLNDDRELIAKAAAGKPIPDGGKAKDGSEQMVTRPGVATRVNIDKGFEPVIDQQQLEHGAKDFRKDYVPEWQLSGDPSSVIDGVLDLLLGGTVYLLNSDDEAAEYASIREGGQAKEKTLFGQRELRDLVLLYDEHIHDSRAWFMYSSWIGSREPWTDYFRYRTVFYDDESNKPLSPLMIAGRVVGLAVTLGSVGFAIKRKDPRYLLGLILPSLGLPVLSGRGWPQWPAGALPELKFTDPRSGAALPMAELDPALRAFSQRPAAAEAALRAAWRAEPRLPEFGAEPWQPTPLMLRAWEARKQDMAELEAWRALTPPHPNDPDAPPLPPRPWTWS, translated from the coding sequence ATGCCCCAAGTAGATCAGCGTCCCGCCCCCGAAGCCGTCCACCTCCGTGCCGAGCCCTTCCCCGACAACGGCCTGCTGCCGCTCAATTACCGGCAGCGGCTGAACAATGAGCAGTTGAAGGAGCGTGACCTCAGCGACGAGAAATACCGCCGCCGCAAGGCCGCCGCCGAGGGCGGGCCGGTCTACGCCTCGCCCACCTGCACCAAGAGCCTGACTATCTCGCTGTTCTTCGACGGCACCAATAATCACGAGGAATCCGATAGCCAGGCCAAGCCGCGCTCTACCTCGAATATCGCTCGGCTCTATCACGCCACCCTGGGCAGCAAGCAGGGCGGCAGCGGCCAGGCCGACAACAAACTGGCCGAGCAGGGCTGGTACGCCTACTACATCCCTGGCGTCGGCACCCGTTTCCCCGAGATCGGCGAGCTGAAGCCGATGAGCAGCGGCCTGATCTTCGCCAATGGCGGCGAGGACCGCATCAACTGGGGGCTTACGCGACTGATCCACGCTTTACGCCAAAATTACGGCATGCCGCCATTGCCTGACGAGGATGCCAAAGAACTGGTGATCCAGCGCATGCGCAATCCAGTGTCGCAACCGGACGGCTATGTCCAGCGCGCCGACGCGCTGCGCCCGCAGCTGGAGGCGCTGGCCGAGGCCCGCTACGCCAAACCCCGACCGACGGTGCTGGGCATCCGCCTCTACGTTTACGGTTTCTCCCGCGGCGCCGCCGAGGCCAGGGTGTTCGCCCGCTGGCTGGAGGCGCTGACCCGGCCCGAGGACGCGCCGCCTGACGCGGTGGAGGTCCAGCACCGCCTGATCGGCATTCCGATCTCCATCCGCTTTATGGGCCTGTTCGACACCGTCGCCACCGTCGGCCTGGCCAATAGCCTGCCGATGGCCGACGGCCATATGGCTTGGGCCGGCGACAGCCAGTTGCGCCTGTCCGACAACCCCCTGTTCCTGGAGCAGTGCCAGCACTTCGTCGCCGCCCACGAGCAGCGCGCCAGCTTTCCATTGGACAGCATCCGCCGCCGCGACGACCCCAAGCAGGCCAATGGCCCGTCACGCTACCGCGCCGGCTGCGTCGAGACCCTGTATCCCGGCATGCACAGCGATGTCGGCGGCGGCTACCCGCCTGGAGAGCAGGGCAAGGGCGTGGATCCCAAGAACCCAGACCGGCAGTGGCTGCTGCTGTCGCAGATTCCCTTGCACGATATGTACCGCGCCGCCTTCGAGGCCGGCGCGCCCTTGCAGGTGCCGGAGATCGCACTGGCCGAGAACGAACGCTTGGACAAGCGCTGGCTGGTAATGGAGCGTGATACTCAGCTGGAGTTCATGGTGGCCCCGGAAGTCATCACCCGCTTCAACGCCTGGCTGGAACAAGCCCAGGCCGGCAGGCTGGAAGACGTGTTGCGCAGCCAGATCGCCTGGATCACCGGCTGGCGCATCCACCGCTGGATTGCCGGGTCGCGCTGTATTTACGAGTACGAACATGATCAGGCGCGGCAGGACTATTTCAAGCGTTGCGACGGTAAGGACCAGCCCAAGCCGCTGCGCCAGGCGCTGGAGCGCGAGCATGGCCGGCAATTGCAGGAGGACCTGGCCCGGCGCGACAACAAGCCGCCGCCGACACTGTCGCCGGAGCAACAGAAGCAACTCAACGATGACCGCGAACTGATAGCCAAAGCCGCCGCCGGCAAGCCGATTCCGGACGGCGGCAAGGCCAAGGACGGCAGCGAGCAGATGGTGACGCGGCCGGGCGTGGCCACCCGGGTCAATATCGACAAGGGCTTTGAACCGGTGATCGACCAGCAGCAGCTGGAGCACGGCGCCAAGGACTTCCGCAAGGATTATGTGCCGGAGTGGCAGTTGTCCGGCGACCCCAGCAGCGTCATCGACGGAGTGCTGGACCTGCTGCTGGGCGGCACCGTCTACCTGCTCAACAGCGACGACGAGGCCGCCGAGTACGCCAGCATCCGCGAGGGCGGTCAGGCCAAGGAAAAAACCTTGTTCGGCCAACGCGAGCTGCGCGATCTGGTGCTGCTGTACGACGAGCACATCCACGATTCGCGCGCCTGGTTCATGTACTCCAGCTGGATTGGCTCCCGCGAGCCGTGGACCGACTACTTCCGCTACCGCACGGTGTTCTACGACGACGAATCCAACAAGCCGCTGTCGCCGCTGATGATAGCCGGCCGGGTGGTGGGGCTGGCGGTGACGCTGGGCAGCGTCGGCTTCGCGATCAAGCGCAAGGACCCGCGCTATCTGCTGGGCTTGATCTTGCCGTCGCTGGGCTTGCCGGTCTTGAGCGGGCGCGGCTGGCCGCAGTGGCCGGCCGGGGCGCTGCCGGAGCTGAAGTTCACCGACCCGCGGAGCGGAGCGGCCTTGCCGATGGCGGAGCTGGACCCGGCGCTGCGGGCCTTCAGCCAGCGGCCGGCGGCGGCGGAAGCGGCGCTCAGGGCGGCGTGGCGCGCCGAACCGCGGCTGCCGGAGTTCGGCGCCGAGCCGTGGCAGCCGACGCCGCTGATGCTGAGGGCCTGGGAGGCGCGAAAGCAGGACATGGCGGAACTGGAAGCCTGGCGCGCCTTGACGCCGCCGCACCCCAACGACCCGGACGCGCCGCCGCTTCCGCCACGGCCGTGGACATGGTCGTAG
- a CDS encoding aminopeptidase P N-terminal domain-containing protein: MPTPHAARRARLLSALGDAVAVLPTAPEAVRNADNFYPYRPDSHFLYLTGFAEPEAVLVLDGRSGKSILFCRDKNPDMEIWEGFRHGPQAAAEVFGFDEAYPVAELDARMLELLSGCGRLCWSLGRDAKFDVRVNGWLDSLRQRAYHGAPAPSCYGDVHALLDEMRLIKDDSEIALLRRAGEISAAGHVQAMRATRPGLHEYQIEAEILHAFVSRGARQPSYESIVAGGAHACTLHYCANNGLLRDGEMLLIDAGCELEGYAGDITRSFPINGRFSGPQRDVYEVVLAAQAAAIAALGPNVPWNASGDAALAVLAQGMLDLGLLQGSVDGVIESGAYRQFYMHGIGHLIGLDVHDVGARKRNGLWRAYQPGMCVTVEPGLYIRPADGVPAALHHIGVRIEDDVLITEQGCEVYTGGVPKRIDEIEALMNQD, from the coding sequence ATGCCCACGCCTCATGCCGCACGCCGCGCCCGCCTGCTGTCCGCCCTGGGCGACGCCGTCGCGGTGCTGCCCACCGCGCCGGAAGCGGTGCGCAACGCCGATAATTTCTATCCCTATCGCCCGGACAGCCATTTCCTGTACCTGACCGGTTTCGCCGAGCCGGAAGCGGTGTTGGTGCTGGACGGGCGCAGCGGCAAGTCCATCCTGTTCTGCCGCGACAAAAATCCGGACATGGAAATCTGGGAAGGCTTCCGCCACGGGCCGCAGGCGGCGGCGGAGGTTTTCGGCTTCGACGAGGCTTATCCCGTCGCCGAGCTGGACGCGCGGATGCTGGAGCTGCTGTCCGGTTGCGGCCGGCTGTGCTGGAGTCTGGGCCGCGACGCCAAATTCGACGTGCGCGTCAACGGCTGGCTGGATAGCCTGCGCCAGCGCGCCTACCACGGCGCGCCGGCGCCCAGCTGCTACGGCGACGTGCACGCGCTGCTGGACGAGATGCGCCTGATCAAGGACGACAGCGAGATCGCGCTGCTGCGCCGCGCCGGCGAGATTTCCGCCGCCGGTCATGTGCAGGCGATGCGCGCCACCCGGCCCGGCCTGCATGAATACCAGATCGAGGCGGAAATCCTGCACGCCTTCGTCAGCCGCGGCGCGCGCCAGCCTTCCTACGAAAGCATCGTCGCCGGCGGCGCCCATGCCTGCACCCTGCATTACTGCGCCAACAACGGCTTGCTGCGCGACGGCGAGATGCTGTTGATCGACGCCGGCTGCGAGCTGGAAGGCTACGCCGGCGACATCACCCGCAGTTTCCCGATCAACGGCCGTTTCAGCGGCCCGCAGCGCGACGTCTACGAAGTGGTGCTGGCGGCGCAGGCGGCGGCCATCGCCGCCTTGGGGCCGAATGTGCCCTGGAACGCGTCCGGCGACGCCGCGCTGGCGGTGCTGGCCCAGGGCATGCTGGACCTGGGGCTGCTGCAAGGCAGCGTGGACGGGGTGATCGAATCCGGCGCCTACCGCCAGTTTTACATGCACGGCATCGGCCATCTGATCGGTCTGGACGTGCACGACGTGGGCGCGCGCAAGCGCAACGGCCTGTGGCGCGCTTACCAGCCCGGCATGTGCGTGACGGTGGAGCCGGGCTTGTACATCCGCCCGGCGGACGGAGTGCCGGCCGCGCTGCACCATATCGGCGTGCGCATCGAGGACGATGTGCTGATCACCGAGCAGGGCTGCGAGGTCTATACCGGCGGCGTGCCCAAGCGCATCGACGAGATCGAGGCGCTGATGAATCAGGATTGA
- a CDS encoding FAD-dependent oxidoreductase, with amino-acid sequence MQQQTNEHVDVVIIGGGPVGALAALRLARAGREVTLVEARGRDEAVRDARALALSWHSRELLREAGAWPEDLPASVIDSVHVSQQGACGRTLLRGEDVGLPHLGAVVDYPALVAALGGALERAGVRVLWRHRVRAVKSLSHYAVATVESDAGESVLTCRLAVMAEGGALAESLPGVKRLSHDYRQCAVLAEVRTELPPKGVAYERFAHDGPLALLPHGDAYMLVWTRSAEDAARLQAADDAEVAAALQQAFGERQGRILSVGPRAAFPLALKQLNRVVSGRVAMIGNAAQTMHPVAAQGLNLGLRDAAGLSAALAGAADPGDAAALAAYAASRRVDSHAVVGFTHGLIKLFDGHHPVVSAMRSVGLSALDALPPLRRKFASHLVFGV; translated from the coding sequence ATGCAGCAACAGACAAATGAACATGTGGACGTGGTGATCATAGGCGGCGGCCCGGTGGGGGCGCTGGCCGCCTTGCGGCTGGCGCGCGCCGGCCGCGAGGTGACGCTGGTGGAGGCCCGCGGCCGCGACGAGGCGGTGCGCGACGCGCGCGCGCTGGCGCTGTCCTGGCACAGCCGCGAACTGCTGCGCGAAGCCGGCGCTTGGCCGGAGGATTTGCCGGCGTCCGTGATCGACAGCGTGCACGTGTCGCAGCAAGGCGCTTGCGGCCGCACCCTGTTGCGGGGCGAGGACGTGGGCCTGCCGCACCTGGGCGCGGTGGTGGATTATCCGGCGCTGGTGGCGGCGCTGGGCGGCGCGCTGGAGCGCGCCGGCGTGCGCGTGTTGTGGCGGCACCGGGTGCGGGCGGTCAAAAGCCTCAGCCATTACGCGGTGGCGACGGTGGAGTCGGACGCCGGCGAGAGCGTGTTGACCTGCCGGCTGGCGGTGATGGCCGAGGGCGGCGCGTTGGCGGAAAGCCTGCCCGGCGTCAAGCGTCTGAGCCACGATTACCGTCAGTGCGCGGTGCTGGCCGAGGTGCGCACCGAATTGCCGCCCAAGGGCGTGGCCTATGAGCGCTTCGCCCATGACGGGCCGCTGGCCCTGTTGCCGCACGGCGACGCTTATATGTTGGTGTGGACCCGCAGCGCGGAGGACGCCGCCCGCTTGCAGGCGGCCGACGACGCCGAGGTGGCCGCCGCCTTGCAGCAGGCCTTCGGCGAGCGGCAAGGCCGCATTCTGAGCGTGGGGCCGCGCGCGGCGTTTCCGCTGGCGCTGAAGCAGCTCAACCGCGTGGTCAGCGGCCGGGTGGCGATGATAGGCAACGCCGCGCAAACCATGCACCCGGTGGCGGCGCAGGGCCTGAACCTGGGCCTGCGCGACGCCGCCGGCCTCAGCGCGGCGCTGGCCGGCGCGGCCGATCCCGGCGACGCCGCCGCACTGGCGGCCTACGCGGCGTCGCGGCGGGTGGACAGCCACGCGGTGGTGGGTTTCACCCACGGTTTGATCAAATTGTTCGACGGCCACCATCCGGTGGTCAGCGCGATGCGCAGCGTCGGCCTCAGCGCGTTGGACGCGCTGCCGCCGCTGCGGCGCAAGTTCGCCAGCCATTTGGTGTTCGGCGTCTGA
- a CDS encoding UbiH/UbiF family hydroxylase, translating to MKALQYDVIVVGGGLVGASLALALDRAGKRVALLEGRPPELQDLDQGWDARIYAVSPANRRFLESLDAWPGAERLGAIEAMDVRGDAGGRIEFAASDAGEPALAWIAENRWLLAALWRRLAASGVDCLAGIKPQALRADALGAELTLEDGRRLSAALLAGADGANSWVREQAGLNASVKPYGQSGVVANFDCERPHGGVARQWFTGDSILAWLPMAGNRISMVWSTSDPSRLLELPPEQLAATVAAAGGRELGELTCLTPAAAFPLRLIQPERVAAERVVLVGDAAHTVHPLAGQGVNLGFQDAAQLAALLAGERDAGDWMLLRRYERRRREAVKTMQLGCDGLFQLFHAQGPGLSWLRNTGLNLTNCLKPLKRQFARQAIGY from the coding sequence GTGAAAGCATTGCAGTACGACGTGATCGTGGTCGGCGGCGGCTTGGTGGGCGCCAGCCTGGCGCTGGCGCTGGACCGCGCCGGCAAGCGGGTGGCCTTGCTCGAAGGACGGCCGCCCGAGCTTCAGGACCTGGACCAGGGCTGGGATGCGCGCATCTACGCGGTGAGCCCGGCCAATCGCCGTTTCCTGGAGAGCCTGGACGCCTGGCCCGGCGCCGAGCGCCTGGGCGCGATTGAGGCTATGGACGTGCGCGGCGACGCCGGCGGCCGCATCGAGTTCGCCGCCAGCGACGCCGGCGAGCCGGCGCTGGCCTGGATCGCAGAGAACCGCTGGCTGCTGGCCGCCTTGTGGCGGCGGCTGGCGGCGTCCGGCGTGGATTGCCTGGCGGGCATCAAGCCGCAGGCGCTGCGCGCCGACGCGCTGGGCGCGGAGCTGACGCTGGAAGACGGCCGCCGGCTGAGCGCCGCCTTGCTGGCCGGCGCCGACGGCGCCAACTCCTGGGTGCGCGAGCAGGCCGGCTTGAACGCCAGCGTCAAACCCTACGGCCAGAGCGGGGTGGTGGCCAATTTCGACTGCGAACGCCCGCACGGCGGCGTGGCGCGGCAATGGTTCACCGGCGACAGCATCCTGGCCTGGCTGCCCATGGCCGGGAACCGAATTTCCATGGTGTGGTCAACTTCTGATCCCTCGCGCTTGCTGGAGCTGCCGCCGGAGCAACTGGCGGCGACGGTGGCGGCGGCCGGAGGACGGGAGCTGGGCGAGTTGACCTGCCTCACCCCCGCGGCGGCGTTTCCGCTGCGCTTGATCCAGCCGGAGCGGGTGGCGGCGGAACGCGTGGTCCTGGTGGGCGACGCGGCCCACACCGTGCATCCCCTGGCCGGCCAGGGGGTGAACCTGGGCTTCCAGGACGCGGCGCAATTGGCCGCGCTGTTGGCCGGCGAACGCGACGCCGGAGACTGGATGCTGCTGCGCCGTTACGAGCGCCGGCGGCGCGAAGCGGTGAAAACCATGCAATTGGGCTGCGACGGCTTGTTCCAGCTGTTTCACGCCCAAGGGCCGGGCCTGTCCTGGCTGCGCAACACCGGCTTGAACCTGACCAATTGCCTGAAGCCTTTGAAGCGGCAATTCGCTCGGCAGGCGATTGGTTACTGA
- a CDS encoding DUF3304 domain-containing protein has translation MPQVDQRPAPEAVHIRAEPFPDNGLLPLNYRQRLNNEQLKERDLSDEKYRRRKAAAEGGRVYASPTCTKSLTISLFFDGTNNHEESDSQAKPRSTSNIARLPHAVFATGTHERTRTTPPKPDPCLSLCFLKPQVCAAPITASKEWIMSDFAAVWRSIQHGLAALALAALLPAQAMGNKPSTEMVPAGVEGYNHTSAAINRFSVNRAGGPNIGPYQGGGKQSCCASLPRQWRPGLMATVEWEKDPNPMSPFRRDQYGRILPSEQERVRAEFTQHRAVVEIPRYEKSCGLNVHFLPCNQVKVVSYCGGYYGDPGYPVQEPLKMKEPKTCPK, from the coding sequence ATGCCCCAAGTAGATCAGCGTCCCGCCCCCGAAGCCGTCCACATCCGTGCCGAGCCCTTCCCCGACAACGGCCTGTTGCCGCTCAATTACCGGCAGCGGCTAAACAATGAGCAGTTGAAAGAGCGCGACCTCAGCGACGAGAAATACCGCCGTCGCAAGGCCGCCGCCGAGGGCGGACGGGTCTATGCCTCGCCCACCTGCACCAAGAGCCTGACCATCTCGCTGTTCTTCGACGGCACCAATAACCATGAGGAATCCGATAGCCAGGCCAAGCCGCGCTCTACCTCCAATATCGCCCGGCTGCCCCATGCCGTTTTTGCCACGGGAACACACGAAAGGACACGAACAACACCTCCAAAGCCTGACCCGTGTCTTTCCCTGTGTTTCTTGAAACCACAGGTTTGTGCCGCCCCCATCACCGCAAGCAAGGAGTGGATCATGTCTGACTTCGCCGCCGTCTGGCGGTCCATCCAACACGGCCTGGCCGCGCTGGCCCTCGCCGCGCTGCTGCCGGCCCAGGCCATGGGCAATAAGCCGTCCACCGAGATGGTGCCCGCTGGCGTCGAGGGCTACAACCACACCTCCGCCGCCATCAACCGCTTCAGCGTCAACCGTGCCGGCGGACCCAATATCGGACCCTACCAGGGCGGCGGCAAACAATCCTGCTGCGCCTCGCTGCCGCGCCAGTGGCGGCCGGGACTGATGGCCACCGTCGAATGGGAAAAAGACCCCAACCCGATGTCTCCCTTCCGGCGGGACCAATATGGTCGGATCCTTCCATCGGAACAAGAACGTGTCCGTGCTGAATTCACCCAACACCGCGCCGTCGTCGAAATCCCGCGCTATGAGAAGTCCTGCGGCCTCAATGTCCACTTCCTGCCCTGTAATCAGGTCAAGGTCGTCAGCTATTGCGGCGGCTATTACGGCGACCCTGGCTACCCGGTACAAGAGCCCCTCAAGATGAAGGAACCCAAGACATGCCCCAAGTAG
- a CDS encoding acyl-CoA-binding protein, with protein sequence MSDLQTLFTQAQADVKTLSERPDNQTLLQLYALFKQATEGDAAGERPGMMDFINRAKFDAWEKLKGKGSDEAKQEYVDVVKRLLEE encoded by the coding sequence ATGTCTGATCTGCAGACTCTGTTCACCCAGGCTCAGGCCGATGTCAAGACCCTGTCCGAGCGTCCGGACAACCAGACCCTGTTGCAGCTGTACGCGCTGTTCAAGCAGGCGACCGAAGGCGACGCCGCCGGCGAGCGCCCGGGCATGATGGACTTCATCAACCGCGCCAAATTCGACGCCTGGGAAAAGCTGAAAGGCAAGGGCAGCGACGAGGCCAAGCAGGAATACGTGGACGTGGTGAAGCGTCTGCTGGAAGAGTAA
- a CDS encoding thioredoxin fold domain-containing protein encodes MKKNLKSLALGASLMMALAACSQAAGSGNAGDVKKAFEGRFPGKPVKAVSATPVKGIFEVVVDNKQVVYTNADASYLFVGDLIDAVKKESLTEKKMAELNKVDFKSLPFEYALKEVRGKGERKLAVFSDPDCPFCKKLEREGLKNLDNVTIYTFLYPLSQLHPDAMRKSKQIWCSPDKVAAWSGFMRDGKPLTGPDNCDTPLEKIQQLGEKLGITGTPGLIFANGQLVPGAIDGDDIEKLLNAK; translated from the coding sequence ATGAAGAAGAACCTGAAGTCCCTGGCGCTGGGCGCCTCCCTGATGATGGCGCTGGCCGCTTGCTCGCAAGCCGCCGGCAGCGGCAACGCCGGCGACGTGAAGAAGGCGTTTGAAGGCCGTTTCCCCGGCAAGCCGGTCAAGGCGGTGAGCGCCACCCCGGTGAAAGGGATTTTCGAGGTGGTGGTGGACAATAAGCAGGTGGTGTACACCAACGCCGACGCCAGCTATCTGTTTGTCGGCGATCTGATCGACGCGGTGAAGAAGGAAAGCCTGACCGAGAAGAAAATGGCCGAGCTGAACAAGGTGGACTTCAAGTCGCTGCCGTTTGAATACGCGCTGAAGGAAGTGCGCGGCAAGGGCGAGCGCAAGCTGGCGGTGTTCTCCGATCCGGACTGCCCGTTCTGCAAGAAGCTGGAGCGCGAAGGCCTGAAGAACCTGGACAACGTGACCATCTACACCTTCCTCTACCCGCTGTCCCAGTTGCACCCGGACGCGATGCGCAAGTCCAAGCAGATCTGGTGCTCGCCCGACAAAGTGGCGGCCTGGTCCGGCTTCATGCGCGACGGCAAGCCGCTGACCGGTCCGGACAATTGCGACACTCCGCTGGAGAAGATTCAGCAGCTGGGCGAGAAGCTGGGCATCACCGGCACGCCGGGCCTGATCTTCGCCAACGGCCAGCTGGTGCCGGGCGCGATCGATGGCGACGATATCGAGAAGCTGCTCAACGCCAAGTGA
- a CDS encoding DUF3304 domain-containing protein — protein MSQVYPRPAPAAVQLRAGPFPDSGLLPLNYRQRLNNEQLKERDLSDEKYRHRKAAAEGGRVYASPTCTKSLTISLFFDGTNNHEPSDREAKPRSTSNIARLYPLASSHGNTGKDTDNTPKPDPCLSLCFFKPQVCAAPLTASKEWIMSEFAAVWQSIQHGLAGLALAALLPAQAMGNKPPTEMVPAGVEGYNHTSAAINRFSVNRAGGHNIGPFNNGGGSQSCCASLPRQWRPGLMATVEWEKDAKPYGYSEWGPINSEQFMQAFERHKAQNYSTHRAVVEIPRYDEPCAIQVHFLPCDQVRATATCHKPSSPNFPHKDWYQIKEPKTCPK, from the coding sequence ATGTCCCAAGTATATCCACGTCCCGCACCGGCAGCGGTGCAACTGCGCGCCGGGCCCTTCCCCGACAGCGGCCTGCTGCCGCTCAATTATCGGCAGCGGCTAAACAATGAGCAGTTGAAGGAGCGCGACCTCAGCGACGAGAAATACCGCCACCGCAAGGCCGCCGCCGAGGGCGGACGGGTCTACGCCTCGCCCACCTGCACCAAGAGCCTGACCATCTCGCTGTTCTTCGACGGCACCAATAACCATGAGCCGTCGGACCGTGAGGCCAAGCCGCGCTCTACCTCCAATATCGCCCGGCTTTATCCCCTCGCCAGCAGCCACGGAAACACAGGGAAGGACACGGATAACACCCCCAAGCCTGATCCGTGTCTTTCCCTGTGTTTCTTTAAACCACAGGTTTGTGCCGCCCCCCTCACCGCAAGCAAGGAGTGGATCATGTCTGAGTTCGCCGCCGTCTGGCAGTCCATTCAACACGGCCTGGCCGGGCTGGCCCTCGCCGCGCTGTTGCCGGCCCAGGCCATGGGCAATAAGCCGCCCACCGAGATGGTTCCCGCGGGCGTCGAGGGCTACAACCACACCTCCGCCGCCATCAACCGCTTCAGCGTCAACCGCGCCGGCGGGCACAACATTGGTCCGTTCAACAACGGCGGCGGCTCACAATCCTGCTGCGCCTCACTACCGCGCCAGTGGCGGCCGGGACTGATGGCCACCGTCGAGTGGGAAAAAGACGCCAAGCCCTATGGCTACTCCGAGTGGGGACCGATTAATTCAGAGCAATTCATGCAGGCATTTGAGCGCCATAAAGCTCAGAACTACTCCACTCACCGCGCCGTCGTCGAAATCCCGCGCTACGACGAACCCTGTGCAATTCAAGTCCACTTCCTGCCCTGCGATCAGGTTCGCGCCACGGCCACCTGCCACAAGCCCAGCAGCCCTAATTTCCCCCATAAGGATTGGTACCAAATCAAGGAACCCAAGACATGCCCCAAGTAG
- a CDS encoding DUF3304 domain-containing protein: protein MSDFAAVWRSIQHGLAGLALAALLPAQAMGNKPSTEMVPAGVEGYNHTSAAINRFSVNRAGGPNIGPYQGGGKQSCCASLPRQWRPGLMATVEWEKDAKPYGYSEWGPINSEQFMQAFERHKAQNYSTHRAVVEIPRYESSGAIKVHFLPCDQVKVAANNITPGYPGYPYNFPARMQEPKTCPKYIHVPHRQRCNCAPGPSPTAACCRSIIGSG, encoded by the coding sequence ATGTCTGACTTCGCCGCCGTCTGGCGGTCCATCCAACACGGCCTGGCCGGGCTGGCCCTCGCCGCGCTGTTGCCGGCCCAGGCCATGGGCAATAAGCCGTCCACCGAGATGGTTCCCGCGGGCGTCGAGGGCTACAACCACACCTCCGCCGCCATCAACCGCTTCAGCGTCAACCGTGCCGGCGGACCCAATATCGGACCCTACCAGGGCGGCGGCAAACAATCCTGCTGCGCCTCGCTGCCGCGCCAGTGGCGGCCGGGCCTGATGGCCACCGTCGAGTGGGAAAAAGACGCCAAGCCCTATGGCTACTCCGAGTGGGGACCGATTAATTCAGAGCAATTCATGCAGGCATTTGAGCGCCATAAAGCTCAGAACTACTCCACTCACCGCGCCGTCGTCGAAATCCCCCGCTATGAGAGTTCCGGTGCCATCAAGGTCCACTTCCTTCCCTGCGATCAGGTCAAGGTCGCCGCCAACAACATCACGCCCGGCTACCCAGGCTATCCGTACAACTTCCCCGCCAGGATGCAGGAGCCTAAAACATGTCCCAAGTATATCCACGTCCCGCACCGGCAGCGGTGCAACTGCGCGCCGGGCCCTTCCCCGACAGCGGCCTGCTGCCGCTCAATTATCGGCAGCGGCTAA
- the iolB gene encoding 5-deoxy-glucuronate isomerase produces MNQPDLRVKATAGRVAADITPASAGWRHVGFRALRLADGEAEDWLQAERECCVVVLAGVVDLIAGDQHWPGVGGRADVFDGQAPWAAYIPAGCALRIVARGAAEVALCSAPGRPLTRPPRLIRPQDMAQSVRGQGSNTRYVTDILPQQAEADGLLVVEVRTPSGHSSSYPPHKHDRDALPAESQLEETYYHRVSPAQGFVFQRVYTDERDLDQSHAVEDGDVVLVPRGYHPVCVPHGYESYYLNVMAGPRREWRFHNDPAHEWMLSGKS; encoded by the coding sequence ATGAATCAGCCTGATTTGCGCGTCAAGGCGACGGCCGGCCGCGTCGCCGCCGACATCACCCCGGCCTCCGCCGGCTGGCGCCATGTCGGTTTCCGCGCCTTGCGCCTGGCCGACGGCGAGGCCGAGGACTGGCTGCAAGCGGAGCGGGAATGCTGCGTGGTGGTGCTGGCCGGCGTCGTCGACCTCATCGCCGGCGACCAACACTGGCCGGGCGTGGGCGGCCGCGCCGATGTGTTCGACGGGCAAGCGCCGTGGGCGGCTTATATTCCCGCCGGCTGTGCGTTGCGCATCGTCGCCCGCGGCGCGGCGGAAGTGGCTTTGTGTTCGGCGCCGGGCCGGCCGCTGACCCGGCCGCCGCGGCTGATCCGGCCGCAGGACATGGCGCAGAGCGTGCGCGGGCAGGGGAGCAACACCCGCTACGTCACCGACATCCTGCCGCAGCAGGCGGAGGCGGACGGCTTGCTGGTGGTGGAAGTGCGCACCCCGTCCGGCCATTCGTCCAGCTATCCGCCGCACAAGCACGACCGCGACGCGCTGCCGGCGGAAAGCCAGCTGGAGGAAACCTATTACCACCGGGTGAGCCCGGCGCAGGGCTTCGTGTTCCAGCGCGTCTACACCGACGAGCGCGATCTGGACCAGTCCCACGCGGTGGAGGACGGCGACGTGGTGCTGGTGCCGCGCGGCTATCATCCGGTGTGCGTGCCGCACGGCTATGAATCCTACTACCTCAACGTGATGGCCGGGCCGCGCCGCGAATGGCGCTTCCACAACGACCCGGCGCATGAGTGGATGCTGTCCGGCAAGTCTTAA